One genomic segment of Mesoterricola silvestris includes these proteins:
- a CDS encoding TMEM165/GDT1 family protein: MSKSLFWATFVTVFLAELGDKTQLAAMTATARSGALLTVFLAASAALVCATAIGVLVGGALFRLIPEHMVKYAAGAAFIGVGLWVIVKG; encoded by the coding sequence ATGAGCAAATCCTTGTTCTGGGCAACTTTTGTCACCGTGTTCCTGGCGGAGCTGGGCGACAAGACCCAGCTCGCCGCCATGACGGCCACGGCGCGGTCGGGGGCCCTCCTCACGGTGTTCCTCGCCGCCAGCGCCGCCCTGGTGTGCGCCACGGCCATCGGCGTCCTGGTGGGGGGAGCCCTGTTCAGGCTCATCCCGGAGCACATGGTGAAATACGCCGCCGGGGCGGCCTTCATCGGCGTCGGCCTGTGGGTGATCGTCAAAGGCTAG
- the csrA gene encoding carbon storage regulator CsrA: MLVITRKLDQSLIINGNIEVLVVGVSKDGVRLGIKAPKEVQVHRREVFDAIAEVNRAATAQGRGRDLTLQDAAALLRARLPKVKPAKDR, from the coding sequence ATGCTTGTCATCACCCGGAAGCTGGATCAATCACTAATTATCAATGGAAATATCGAAGTCCTGGTCGTGGGCGTGAGCAAGGACGGGGTCCGCCTGGGCATCAAGGCCCCCAAGGAAGTCCAGGTGCACCGCCGCGAGGTTTTCGATGCCATTGCCGAGGTGAACCGGGCGGCGACCGCCCAGGGCCGGGGCCGGGATCTCACCCTCCAGGACGCCGCCGCCCTCCTGCGGGCAAGGTTGCCTAAAGTCAAACCGGCGAAGGACCGATAA
- a CDS encoding peroxiredoxin, giving the protein MFRTLVAGTLATLALSGADVKPGVPAPPFTAQDQNGRTVKLADFTGKSVVVLYFYPKDDTPGCTKEACSLRDGFDRIKAKGAVVLGVSADDVTSHAAFSEKYHLPFPILADPGHAIIDAYGVRMPVIGVAKRVTFIIGKDGIVKDVLRDVKAAEHDEQVLKALASL; this is encoded by the coding sequence ATGTTCAGAACGCTCGTCGCAGGCACCCTGGCCACCCTGGCCCTTTCGGGGGCCGATGTGAAGCCCGGCGTCCCGGCGCCCCCCTTCACGGCCCAGGACCAGAACGGCAGGACCGTCAAGCTGGCCGATTTCACCGGGAAATCGGTCGTGGTGCTCTATTTCTACCCCAAGGACGACACCCCGGGCTGCACCAAGGAAGCCTGCTCCCTCCGGGACGGCTTCGACCGGATCAAGGCGAAGGGCGCCGTCGTCCTGGGGGTCAGCGCCGACGACGTGACGAGCCACGCCGCCTTCTCGGAGAAGTACCACCTGCCCTTCCCCATCCTGGCGGATCCGGGTCACGCCATCATCGACGCCTACGGGGTCCGGATGCCGGTGATAGGCGTGGCCAAGCGGGTCACCTTCATCATCGGGAAGGACGGGATCGTGAAGGACGTCCTCAGGGACGTCAAGGCCGCGGAACACGACGAGCAGGTGCTGAAGGCCCTCGCTAGCCTTTGA
- a CDS encoding RsmE family RNA methyltransferase, translated as MSLPRFFLTQADLPREGSLLPLEPAQAKHLWVLRLGAGAALELVLPSGPWKADLAEITKDRAVARLVRPLEEQREPAFPVHAWIPLTAQLSLLDDVLPGLVELGATSIQPVAYERSEYDPAKTQARFERWERIIRGACEQSHRSRIPALGQPAEFDALLGVDVPQRWVAYEVRAGEGNPRLEPGPVAFTSGPEGGITDAEFAALTGAGWKPVTLGGSILRAVTCPVALLGAIRFQNPR; from the coding sequence ATGAGCCTCCCACGCTTTTTCCTCACCCAGGCCGACCTCCCCCGGGAGGGCTCCCTCCTCCCCCTGGAACCGGCCCAGGCCAAGCATCTCTGGGTGCTGCGCCTGGGCGCGGGGGCCGCGCTGGAACTGGTGCTTCCCTCGGGGCCCTGGAAGGCGGACCTGGCCGAGATCACCAAGGACCGGGCCGTGGCCCGCCTCGTGCGGCCCCTGGAGGAACAGCGGGAGCCGGCCTTCCCGGTCCACGCCTGGATTCCCCTCACGGCCCAGCTGTCGCTCCTGGACGACGTGCTGCCCGGCCTCGTTGAACTGGGCGCCACCTCCATCCAGCCCGTGGCCTACGAGCGCAGCGAGTACGACCCCGCCAAGACCCAGGCGCGCTTCGAGCGGTGGGAGCGCATCATCCGGGGCGCCTGCGAGCAGAGCCACCGGTCCCGGATCCCCGCCCTGGGCCAGCCGGCGGAATTCGATGCCCTGCTCGGGGTGGATGTGCCCCAGCGCTGGGTGGCCTACGAAGTGCGCGCCGGGGAGGGCAACCCCCGCCTTGAACCCGGTCCCGTCGCCTTCACCAGCGGGCCCGAGGGGGGGATCACCGACGCCGAATTCGCCGCCTTGACCGGTGCCGGGTGGAAACCGGTCACCCTCGGGGGAAGCATCCTGAGGGCCGTCACCTGCCCCGTGGCCCTGCTGGGAGCCATCCGGTTCCAGAACCCCCGGTGA
- a CDS encoding ribonuclease D: MSLAHFDLPTSYVDSPETLAEALPHWFAANLLAVDIECSLTGFHHCVLALLQVATHDRSWLVDPIAIPQLMKPTLEAMAEVPWIVHDFSGDGIVFKRIYDVVPSSVMDTMLLARTLGYPQPGLKTMARLKLGVEIPKEEQDSNWMYRPLRPAQISYAARDAALLLPLLRTLAIEADARRDDPEVGPRLAQLPGEMRRTIQRVRSYRPPTDHPVVDKVRHMGLGDTAVERARRLTHLRHLWGNQGDVAAVMELGNRWILARLEHPPKSREALERCIPNPRFRRTRLDELWAVFESK, encoded by the coding sequence ATGTCACTGGCTCACTTCGATCTCCCAACCTCGTACGTTGATTCGCCCGAGACGCTCGCGGAAGCGCTGCCCCACTGGTTCGCGGCCAATCTCCTCGCGGTGGACATCGAGTGCAGCCTGACGGGATTCCATCACTGCGTACTGGCGCTCCTCCAGGTGGCCACCCACGACCGGTCCTGGCTTGTGGACCCCATCGCCATCCCCCAGCTCATGAAGCCGACCCTGGAGGCCATGGCCGAGGTGCCCTGGATCGTCCACGACTTCTCGGGCGACGGCATCGTGTTCAAGCGCATCTACGACGTGGTGCCCTCCTCGGTGATGGACACGATGCTCCTGGCCCGCACCCTGGGGTACCCCCAGCCCGGCCTCAAGACCATGGCCCGCCTGAAGCTCGGGGTGGAGATCCCCAAGGAGGAGCAGGACTCCAACTGGATGTACCGGCCCCTGCGGCCGGCCCAGATCAGCTACGCGGCCCGGGACGCGGCCCTGCTGCTGCCCCTGCTGCGCACCCTGGCCATCGAGGCCGACGCCCGGCGCGACGATCCGGAGGTGGGACCCCGCCTGGCCCAGCTCCCCGGCGAGATGCGTCGCACCATCCAGCGGGTGCGGTCCTACCGTCCCCCCACCGACCATCCCGTGGTGGACAAGGTCCGCCACATGGGCCTGGGCGACACCGCCGTGGAGCGGGCCCGCCGCCTGACCCACCTGCGACACCTGTGGGGCAACCAGGGGGACGTGGCCGCGGTGATGGAACTGGGCAACCGGTGGATCCTGGCGCGGCTGGAGCATCCCCCCAAATCCAGGGAAGCGCTGGAGCGGTGCATTCCCAATCCGCGGTTCCGGCGGACCCGGCTGGACGAACTCTGGGCCGTGTTCGAATCGAAATAA
- the fliW gene encoding flagellar assembly protein FliW: MNQEDFIITFPKALAGFPTLTEFRVFEPEGTYPLKFMQAVASPDISFACMDAATVKLDYDVPLSPEEAQVLALEKPEDALVLVIVVVPGEDPRRMTANLAGPLVLNTRTRTGVQVQLDTRIFPLQFPVFLPRGEGEIGFPAGLIGFPELRRFELLEPSDAYPLKFLQPVEREDIHFVCIDVAAIKGDYQVPLSGEDASALAIEAPSEALVLALVVIPEDPRHMTANLAGPILINLRTRQGRQVVLNTEQFPLKFPVISDK; this comes from the coding sequence ATGAACCAGGAAGATTTCATCATCACCTTCCCCAAGGCCCTCGCCGGCTTTCCGACCCTGACCGAATTCCGGGTCTTCGAGCCGGAAGGCACGTACCCCCTGAAATTCATGCAGGCCGTGGCTTCGCCGGACATCTCGTTCGCTTGTATGGACGCCGCGACGGTGAAGCTGGACTACGACGTGCCCCTGTCCCCGGAGGAGGCCCAGGTCCTCGCCCTGGAGAAACCCGAGGATGCCCTGGTGCTCGTCATCGTGGTGGTGCCGGGGGAGGATCCCCGGCGCATGACGGCCAACCTGGCGGGCCCCCTGGTCCTCAACACCCGCACCCGCACGGGCGTCCAGGTCCAGCTGGACACCCGGATCTTCCCCCTGCAATTCCCGGTGTTCCTGCCCCGTGGCGAGGGGGAGATCGGGTTCCCCGCCGGGCTCATCGGCTTCCCGGAACTCCGGCGCTTTGAACTGCTGGAGCCCTCCGACGCCTACCCCCTCAAATTCCTCCAACCCGTCGAGCGCGAGGATATTCATTTCGTGTGCATCGATGTGGCGGCCATCAAGGGGGATTACCAGGTGCCCCTTTCCGGCGAGGATGCCAGCGCCTTGGCCATCGAGGCCCCCTCCGAGGCCCTGGTGCTGGCCCTGGTGGTCATTCCCGAGGATCCCCGCCACATGACCGCCAACCTGGCCGGGCCCATCCTCATCAACCTGCGCACCCGGCAGGGACGCCAGGTGGTGCTCAATACCGAGCAGTTCCCCCTGAAGTTTCCCGTCATATCAGACAAGTAG